In Brachypodium distachyon strain Bd21 chromosome 2, Brachypodium_distachyon_v3.0, whole genome shotgun sequence, one genomic interval encodes:
- the LOC104583105 gene encoding uncharacterized protein LOC104583105 → MAAPRPWKDLLRAALRAIIRHVPCEADRLGLGAVCFSWRLALARLAPLPPAPRQLPGDAAAAGARCFGSWDGGWLFLAVDDTRGHEILNLRSGKRLPIPDDFPMRLGKRAPMVICAATLSHPPDNPRCVAAAIVEMLPVGTDSPLLTFWRMGHPVGAKVTRSGNEREDIIHREGAFLVLSRAETLLAYTPRFHGFKGDLLIGCDVVPFLRGGRDYGDHRVHGRYLVESRGELLMVGRLAPRPLAPTSAFRVFQMERTRALGSGNVGYTWRELPALDGRMLFVQRVCSRSYEVSDYPGFEDGVYFLDDGVDVCDPCFDNGKWSAPPSHVDRRFPPGQVLSVYRSPVWFLP, encoded by the exons ATGGCCGCGCCTCGGCCCTGGAAGGATCTCCTGCGCGCCGCCCTGCGCGCGATCATCCGCCACGTCCCGTGCGAAGCGgaccgcctcggcctcggcgccGTCTGCTTCTCCTGGCGCCTGGCCCTCGCGCGGCTCGCGCCCctcccgcccgcgccgcgccagCTCCC CGGcgacgcggccgcggcgggagCGCGCTGCTTCGGCTCGTGGGACGGCGGCTGGCTcttcctcgccgtcgacgacaCCCGAGGCCACGAGATCCTCAACCTCCGCAGTGGCAAGCGCCTCCCTATCCCCGACGACTTCCCCATGCGATTGGGGAAGCGCGCCCCCATGGTCATCTGCGCCGCCACCCTCTCTCACCCGCCGGATAACCCGCGGTGCGTCGCGGCCGCCATCGTGGAGATGCTCCCGGTCGGCACCGACTCGCCGCTCTTGACGTTCTGGCGCATGGGGCACCCCGTGGGCGCCAAGGTCACGAGATCGGGGAACGAGAGGGAGGACATCATACACCGCGAGGGCGCCTTCCTTGTGCTTTCCAGAGCGGAAACGCTGCTCGCGTACACCCCGCGGTTCCATGGATTCAAGGGCGACCTGCTCATCGGCTGCGACGTCGTCCCCTTCCTGCGCGGGGGCCGCGATTACGGCGACCATCGCGTCCACGGCCGCTACCTCGTGGAGTCCCGCGGGGAACTCCTGATGGTCGGCAGGCTCGCTCCTCGTCCTCTGGCGCCGACGTCGGCGTTCAGGGTGTTCCAGATGGAGCGGAcgcgggcgctcggcagcggcaATGTTGGGTACACCTGGAGGGAGCTGCCTGCGTTGGATGGCCGGATGCTGTTCGTCCAACGAGTCTGCTCCAGGTCCTACGAGGTGTCTGACTACCCAGGCTTCGAGGACGGGGTGTACTTCCTGGATGATGGGGTGGACGTCTGCGATCCGTGCTTTGACAATGGAAAGTGGTCTGCGCCGCCTTCCCACGTCGACCGCCGCTTCCCGCCTGGGCAAGTCCTATCGGTCTAcaggtctccggtttggttcCTCCCTTGA